In Trichocoleus desertorum NBK24, the following are encoded in one genomic region:
- a CDS encoding DUF3146 family protein has translation MSSNRLPETTAHVRITHQSWQQGKIEGEVKANQFEWQFQWCFRQGNLSVQPSLGRALIQEPLGRFLEKCDYQLEPGGDYSFTIRAQL, from the coding sequence GTGAGTTCTAACCGTCTACCTGAAACCACTGCTCATGTCCGGATCACGCATCAGTCGTGGCAACAAGGCAAGATTGAGGGAGAAGTCAAAGCCAATCAATTTGAATGGCAGTTTCAATGGTGCTTTCGCCAAGGCAACTTGTCAGTACAGCCTTCTTTGGGACGAGCTTTGATTCAGGAACCCTTAGGGCGCTTTTTAGAGAAATGTGACTATCAATTAGAACCGGGTGGCGACTACTCATTCACGATTCGCGCCCAGCTCTAA
- a CDS encoding pre-16S rRNA-processing nuclease YqgF: MVLNPALNADQPIILGFDPGRQKCGLAAMGVDRTLRYHQVIAADEVVATIQQLQKQLPISIVVMGDQTTAKDWKQKLSSDLSDPLRVVLVDERYSSLEARDRYWKMYPPKGLYRLIPQGMRTPPRSLDDIVAILLIERYLERLVASA; encoded by the coding sequence ATGGTCTTGAATCCTGCCCTCAATGCTGATCAGCCAATTATTTTAGGCTTTGATCCGGGCCGTCAGAAATGTGGCTTAGCTGCTATGGGGGTAGACCGCACCTTGCGTTACCACCAAGTGATTGCGGCGGATGAAGTGGTGGCAACCATTCAACAGCTCCAGAAACAATTGCCCATTTCGATTGTGGTTATGGGCGACCAGACAACTGCCAAAGATTGGAAACAAAAGCTGAGCAGCGATTTGTCGGACCCTCTGAGAGTTGTTTTGGTAGATGAGCGCTACAGCAGCCTAGAGGCCCGCGATCGCTACTGGAAGATGTACCCGCCTAAAGGCCTATATCGCTTGATTCCTCAAGGAATGCGAACTCCACCGCGATCGCTGGATGATATTGTGGCAATTTTGCTAATTGAGCGTTATTTAGAACGCTTAGTGGCATCTGCTTAA
- a CDS encoding DUF3084 domain-containing protein has product MTSGYILIVAILVLGGVIATVGDRIGTRVGKARLSLFNLRPRKTAVLVTIATGGIISASTLAILFTVSEQLRTGVFELGKIQTSLSEARGDLEQARNQKKQVEQELTKARAEQVSAQQRLDRINLFLKAAIAKQATTEAQLNRTQTQLSRVEVERSRTEAQLDQTQSQLSRAEDEKSRIEAVKNRTAAELSRTQNQLSSVSRQATGLRSEITRLDNEREKLIKETRDLEIQQADLEKAVQTLQQYYQYYQARYEALRQGNVALFRGQVLSAGVVRIVGSTGAQQAVDRLLREANRNASKLTRPGISQDSEQIIQITRSEVEQLADQIEDGRDYVVRILSAGNYVLGEKTVQVVASVTPNQVAFLSGDVIAAASVDPSTMSEADIQRRIELLLAATEFRARGAGVLSEGVQVAAAGTSVTAILNFAEQLKQYQQPLDLRVVTTDVTYTAGPLRVELLAIQNGQVVLSTSREVPQSTRPTPNNNSPSAPSPPTPAPSPSTPTSENGLTEEDADTDTQNSAPTPTSTPAPQPSDSPDLPFFGPDDF; this is encoded by the coding sequence ATGACCAGCGGGTACATCTTAATTGTGGCAATTTTGGTATTAGGCGGTGTGATTGCAACGGTTGGCGATCGCATCGGTACTCGTGTAGGTAAAGCGCGGCTCAGCCTCTTCAATCTGCGACCCCGAAAGACTGCCGTTCTAGTCACAATTGCGACGGGTGGCATTATTTCTGCCTCAACTCTCGCAATCTTATTTACTGTCAGTGAGCAACTGCGAACCGGGGTTTTTGAGCTAGGCAAGATCCAAACCAGCTTGTCGGAAGCGCGAGGAGATTTAGAACAAGCTAGAAACCAAAAAAAACAAGTTGAGCAAGAACTTACCAAAGCTCGCGCAGAGCAAGTCTCGGCTCAGCAACGGCTCGATCGCATCAATTTGTTTCTGAAAGCCGCGATCGCCAAACAGGCAACTACAGAAGCACAGCTCAACCGCACTCAAACTCAGCTCAGTCGAGTGGAGGTGGAGCGATCGCGCACAGAAGCACAGCTCGATCAAACGCAGAGCCAGCTCAGTCGAGCTGAAGATGAAAAGTCACGCATCGAAGCTGTGAAAAACCGTACCGCAGCAGAATTGAGCCGTACGCAAAACCAGCTCAGCTCAGTTTCTCGGCAAGCCACTGGTCTGCGTTCAGAAATTACTAGACTTGATAATGAGCGCGAAAAATTAATTAAAGAAACCCGCGACCTAGAAATCCAGCAAGCTGATTTAGAGAAAGCAGTCCAAACTTTACAGCAGTATTACCAGTACTACCAAGCGCGCTACGAAGCCTTGCGGCAAGGAAATGTGGCGCTCTTTCGGGGGCAAGTGTTATCAGCAGGTGTCGTGCGAATTGTAGGCAGCACAGGAGCCCAGCAAGCGGTAGACCGACTATTGCGAGAAGCCAACCGCAACGCCAGTAAACTAACGCGCCCTGGAATCAGCCAAGACAGCGAACAAATTATTCAAATTACTCGCTCGGAAGTGGAGCAACTCGCAGACCAGATTGAAGATGGTCGAGATTACGTTGTCCGTATTTTATCGGCTGGCAACTATGTGCTAGGAGAAAAGACCGTTCAAGTAGTTGCTAGTGTCACCCCAAACCAAGTTGCATTTCTATCTGGAGATGTCATTGCTGCTGCTTCCGTTGATCCCTCGACGATGAGTGAAGCTGATATTCAAAGGCGGATTGAACTGCTGCTAGCTGCAACGGAATTTCGGGCACGGGGGGCAGGGGTCTTGTCTGAGGGAGTCCAGGTTGCAGCAGCAGGTACTAGTGTCACCGCCATTCTTAACTTTGCTGAGCAGCTAAAACAGTATCAGCAACCGTTAGATTTGAGAGTAGTCACGACCGATGTCACCTATACCGCAGGGCCGCTTCGAGTAGAGTTGTTGGCGATTCAGAATGGTCAAGTTGTGCTGAGCACCAGCCGAGAGGTTCCGCAGTCAACCCGTCCCACTCCCAACAATAATTCACCATCAGCACCTAGCCCTCCAACGCCTGCACCTAGCCCTTCAACTCCTACATCAGAAAATGGCTTAACTGAAGAGGATGCTGATACCGACACTCAAAATTCAGCGCCAACTCCTACAAGCACTCCTGCCCCTCAGCCATCGGATTCTCCTGATCTTCCGTTCTTCGGTCCCGACGATTTTTGA